Proteins encoded in a region of the Saccharothrix ecbatanensis genome:
- a CDS encoding flavoprotein, whose amino-acid sequence MSQNVPTPGEPRVLIGATGSIAVTNLPAYLTELRAQLGGTYTVLMTHTATTFIPATTVAIFAERVLSGDSPKDWPTDKPSRLAAEHDIVVVLPATAHTLAAAATGAAPNQLTTVLLSVRYPVVFFPSMGAAMWEKPAVRRNIDRIREDGNHVPEPAWHDSLDVSTGARSTHPTMPPPPVVAKIVGGLLSPRQAG is encoded by the coding sequence ATGAGCCAAAACGTCCCGACGCCCGGCGAACCGCGTGTGCTCATCGGCGCGACCGGTTCGATCGCCGTGACCAACCTGCCCGCCTATCTCACCGAGCTGCGCGCCCAATTGGGTGGCACGTACACCGTGCTGATGACGCACACCGCTACTACTTTCATCCCCGCGACCACCGTGGCGATTTTCGCCGAACGGGTGCTCAGCGGCGATTCACCGAAGGACTGGCCGACCGACAAGCCGTCACGCCTCGCCGCCGAGCACGACATCGTGGTGGTCCTGCCCGCCACCGCGCACACCCTCGCCGCGGCGGCGACGGGCGCGGCGCCCAACCAGCTGACCACGGTCCTGCTCTCGGTGCGGTACCCGGTGGTGTTCTTCCCGTCCATGGGCGCGGCGATGTGGGAGAAGCCCGCGGTGCGGCGCAACATCGACCGGATCCGCGAGGACGGCAACCACGTGCCCGAACCCGCCTGGCACGACAGCCTCGACGTGTCCACGGGCGCCCGGTCCACCCACCCGACCATGCCGCCACCGCCGGTGGTCGCCAAGATCGTCGGTGGGCTGCTGTCCCCACGCCAGGCGGGCTGA
- a CDS encoding ParB/RepB/Spo0J family partition protein: MDTRCRDAHPALPSLGRPPGHPPAESVSIDALHPSDSPRTSGENSAHARTLAESGAELPPILVHRATMRVIDGMHRLRAAELRGEKTVLVRYFDGAATEAFVLGVKANITHGLPLSLADRRVAAERIIESHPQWSDRAIASVTGLAAKTVGMIRRCASEDSPQLRARIGRDGRVRPLSSAAGRLQACVMLQENPAASLRQIASASGISLGTVRDVRDRLARGEDPVPSRQRPRSEVVRSASVDVLPERTDDQMSRLLVRLRQDPSIRLTESGRALIRLLSVHALTAEERRRLLNTVPEHCRGVVAELANACAQTWCELATWLARGAEAKV, translated from the coding sequence ATGGATACGAGGTGTCGGGACGCGCACCCGGCCTTGCCGTCCCTCGGGCGTCCGCCCGGCCACCCACCTGCGGAGTCGGTGTCCATCGACGCGCTGCACCCGTCGGATTCGCCGCGGACGTCCGGGGAGAACTCCGCCCACGCGCGCACGCTTGCCGAATCCGGGGCCGAGCTGCCGCCGATCCTGGTCCACCGCGCGACGATGCGGGTGATCGACGGTATGCACCGGCTGCGGGCCGCGGAACTGCGCGGGGAGAAGACCGTCCTGGTGCGGTACTTCGACGGCGCCGCCACGGAGGCGTTCGTGTTGGGTGTGAAAGCGAACATCACGCACGGCCTGCCGCTGTCGCTCGCCGACCGCCGGGTCGCCGCCGAGCGCATCATCGAGTCGCACCCGCAGTGGTCGGACCGGGCGATCGCGTCCGTGACCGGGCTCGCGGCCAAGACCGTCGGGATGATCCGCCGGTGCGCGAGTGAGGACTCGCCGCAGTTGCGCGCCCGGATCGGCCGCGACGGCCGGGTCCGCCCGCTCAGCAGCGCAGCCGGTCGGTTGCAGGCGTGCGTGATGCTCCAGGAGAACCCGGCGGCCTCGCTGCGGCAGATCGCCTCGGCCTCGGGCATCTCCCTGGGCACCGTGCGCGACGTGCGCGACCGGCTGGCCAGGGGCGAGGACCCCGTGCCGTCCAGGCAACGCCCGAGATCGGAGGTGGTGCGGTCGGCGTCCGTCGACGTGCTGCCGGAGCGCACCGACGACCAGATGTCGCGGTTGCTGGTCCGGCTGAGGCAGGACCCGTCGATACGCCTCACCGAGTCCGGGCGGGCGCTGATCCGGTTGCTGAGCGTGCACGCGCTCACCGCGGAGGAGCGGCGGCGCCTGCTGAACACCGTGCCCGAGCACTGCCGGGGCGTGGTCGCGGAGCTGGCCAACGCGTGTGCCCAGACGTGGTGCGAACTGGCCACCTGGCTGGCGAGGGGCGCCGAAGCCAAGGTGTGA
- a CDS encoding NADPH-dependent F420 reductase: MSSITLIGTGNMARTIGTLAVAGGNTVEVMGRDQSKADDLAKALGGGTTAGEWGAVPVGDIVITALLYNGVVPVVSEYGDALAGKVIVDISNPFNATFDGLAHSEETSIAQEVAKVAPAGASVVKAFNTVFRDVLEKGRPDVFIAGDDARAKAGVAAFVESLGLRPLDVGGLKMAHWLEGLGVVTVGLAGNGVGHWDFALGVNEFTG; encoded by the coding sequence ATGAGCAGCATCACCCTCATCGGCACGGGGAACATGGCACGCACGATCGGCACGCTCGCGGTGGCGGGCGGCAACACCGTCGAGGTCATGGGACGCGATCAGTCCAAGGCCGACGACCTGGCCAAGGCTCTGGGCGGCGGCACGACGGCGGGCGAGTGGGGCGCCGTCCCGGTCGGGGACATCGTCATCACGGCCCTGTTGTACAACGGCGTCGTTCCGGTCGTCAGCGAGTACGGAGACGCCCTCGCGGGCAAGGTCATCGTCGACATCAGCAACCCCTTCAACGCCACGTTCGACGGACTGGCCCACAGCGAGGAGACCTCGATCGCGCAGGAAGTCGCCAAGGTGGCCCCGGCCGGCGCGAGCGTGGTGAAGGCGTTCAACACCGTCTTCCGCGACGTCCTGGAGAAGGGCCGGCCCGACGTCTTCATCGCCGGTGACGATGCGCGGGCCAAGGCGGGCGTGGCGGCATTCGTCGAGAGCCTCGGGCTGCGCCCGCTGGACGTCGGCGGCCTGAAGATGGCGCACTGGCTGGAAGGACTGGGCGTGGTCACGGTCGGCCTCGCCGGCAACGGGGTCGGCCACTGGGACTTCGCCCTCGGCGTCAACGAATTCACCGGCTGA
- a CDS encoding SDR family NAD(P)-dependent oxidoreductase, with translation MGKLDGKVAVITGGSTGMALAGAKLFVEEGAHVFIQGRRQEALDDAVKLIGRNITAVQGDAAELDDLDRLYDTVKREKGSIDVLWASAGMGEPAVLGEITEEQFHRAFWLNARGTLFTVQKALPLMNDNGSIFMTGSNASLGAFPGWSLYAGSKAVQQAWARVWLNELRDRKIRVNVLTPGQVATAKQEELFDEATMSAFESLIPRGQMGRPEEIATVALFLASDDSSYVNGLELVADGGTTAI, from the coding sequence GTGGGCAAGCTCGACGGCAAGGTAGCGGTGATCACCGGCGGATCGACCGGCATGGCACTGGCCGGCGCCAAGCTGTTCGTCGAGGAAGGAGCGCACGTCTTCATCCAGGGCCGGCGGCAGGAAGCACTGGACGACGCAGTCAAGCTGATCGGCCGCAACATCACCGCCGTCCAGGGTGACGCGGCCGAGCTGGACGACCTGGACCGCCTGTACGACACCGTCAAGCGGGAAAAGGGCTCGATCGACGTGCTGTGGGCCAGCGCCGGGATGGGCGAACCCGCCGTCCTCGGCGAGATCACCGAGGAGCAGTTCCACCGCGCCTTCTGGCTCAACGCGCGCGGCACCCTGTTCACCGTGCAGAAGGCACTGCCGCTGATGAACGACAACGGCTCGATCTTCATGACCGGATCGAACGCCTCCCTCGGCGCCTTCCCCGGCTGGAGCCTCTACGCGGGAAGCAAAGCCGTCCAGCAGGCCTGGGCCCGTGTCTGGCTCAACGAACTGCGCGACCGCAAGATCCGGGTCAACGTCCTGACCCCCGGCCAGGTCGCCACCGCCAAACAGGAAGAACTGTTCGACGAGGCAACCATGTCCGCGTTCGAATCCCTCATCCCCCGCGGACAGATGGGCCGTCCCGAGGAAATCGCCACCGTCGCCCTGTTCCTCGCCTCCGACGACTCCAGCTACGTCAACGGCCTGGAACTGGTCGCGGACGGCGGCACCACCGCCATCTGA
- a CDS encoding TetR/AcrR family transcriptional regulator, producing the protein MTELEKGPLGRRRGRGARERILSASQQLFRDQGINRTGMDQLCAVAEVSKRTAYQHFAGKDDLVAEYLRRFDPDVMPGVFDRTDLTPRERLLAAFEIPASTPLCPYIAAAVELHDPQHPASQYARDYKTAIAARLTETAREAGATDPEQLGEQLALLMDGASARTRVLNSESFPTAAAIAAVLIDNAIPASSPRQPGDDRGTTGSAPVPVGGR; encoded by the coding sequence ATGACGGAGTTGGAGAAGGGCCCCCTGGGCCGGCGCCGGGGCAGGGGCGCACGCGAGCGGATCCTCAGCGCGTCACAGCAGCTGTTCCGCGATCAGGGCATCAACCGCACCGGCATGGACCAGCTCTGCGCCGTGGCCGAGGTGTCCAAGCGCACGGCGTACCAGCACTTCGCCGGCAAGGACGACCTCGTCGCCGAATACCTGCGCCGATTCGATCCCGACGTCATGCCCGGAGTGTTCGACCGCACCGACCTCACGCCCCGCGAACGACTCCTCGCAGCCTTCGAGATACCCGCGTCCACGCCCCTGTGCCCCTACATCGCGGCGGCCGTCGAACTCCACGACCCCCAACACCCCGCATCCCAGTACGCACGCGACTACAAGACCGCCATCGCCGCGCGGCTCACCGAAACCGCCCGCGAAGCCGGCGCCACCGACCCCGAACAGCTCGGCGAACAACTGGCGCTGCTCATGGACGGCGCCTCGGCCCGCACCCGGGTCCTCAACAGCGAATCCTTCCCCACCGCCGCCGCCATCGCCGCCGTCCTCATCGACAACGCCATCCCCGCGTCATCACCGCGCCAGCCCGGCGATGACCGCGGAACTACCGGGTCTGCACCCGTTCCGGTGGGAGGCCGATGA
- a CDS encoding Imm1 family immunity protein, giving the protein MVALTASFDIDSDESTTVETAAELDAVLDTVAGWEGRIIVQLWIDRPVDLAMRHLALYVGVFGEAAQGTLIYSSYAQTWFSKASPGPEWSTADPILYYYMNSDTEYPADSEIPLDVVRRAAHEFMATDGQRPTAPVWQSPPPWYPMAF; this is encoded by the coding sequence GTGGTGGCGCTAACGGCATCGTTCGACATTGACAGTGACGAGTCGACGACCGTGGAAACGGCTGCCGAACTGGACGCCGTGCTGGACACGGTCGCCGGTTGGGAAGGTCGGATCATCGTTCAACTGTGGATTGACCGTCCCGTGGACCTGGCCATGCGTCATTTGGCACTGTACGTCGGTGTGTTCGGCGAAGCGGCTCAGGGGACGCTCATCTACTCGTCGTACGCTCAGACGTGGTTCAGCAAGGCGAGCCCTGGTCCGGAGTGGAGTACCGCCGATCCGATCCTGTATTACTACATGAACAGCGACACCGAATACCCGGCCGACTCCGAAATCCCCCTGGACGTCGTCCGTCGGGCAGCACACGAGTTCATGGCTACGGATGGTCAACGGCCGACCGCGCCCGTGTGGCAGTCGCCGCCCCCTTGGTATCCCATGGCGTTCTAG
- a CDS encoding DddA-like double-stranded DNA deaminase toxin: protein MASTGDVVAQIRAACEKAEHCRTALEQAEDLAEEAHDMLAGALAGATNLESDVAAMLAAFVYARDGLKGYLWPLITEALRAAESITASLEGEHRLPAPDTPRPAQPHPEQQLSTPPPVGEREPFVVPQERVEAIRKTLPPPVVPRSGQKTVGQWIGPDGTAEPIASGFDRRSALVQGQLARMGRPAGSSRSGDVEQKLAAYMAANGIRHATVIINHVPCRQGRDSCDTLVPVLLPEGSTLTVHGQNSNGTRTRIRYTGGAVPWWR from the coding sequence GTGGCGTCGACCGGGGACGTGGTCGCGCAGATCCGGGCTGCGTGCGAGAAAGCCGAGCATTGCCGGACTGCGCTGGAACAGGCGGAAGACCTGGCGGAGGAAGCGCATGACATGTTGGCGGGGGCGTTGGCGGGTGCGACAAACCTGGAATCCGACGTGGCCGCGATGCTGGCCGCATTCGTCTACGCGCGGGACGGGTTGAAGGGCTACCTGTGGCCGCTGATCACGGAAGCGCTGAGAGCGGCTGAAAGCATCACGGCCAGCCTGGAGGGCGAGCACCGCCTCCCCGCCCCGGACACCCCACGGCCCGCTCAACCTCACCCCGAACAGCAGCTGTCCACACCGCCGCCGGTCGGTGAGCGCGAGCCGTTCGTGGTGCCACAAGAACGGGTGGAAGCGATACGCAAGACCCTCCCCCCGCCTGTGGTGCCCCGCAGCGGACAGAAGACAGTCGGTCAATGGATCGGCCCGGACGGCACCGCCGAACCGATCGCAAGCGGATTCGACCGGCGGTCGGCACTCGTTCAGGGTCAACTGGCGCGGATGGGGCGGCCGGCAGGCTCCTCCCGGTCCGGAGACGTCGAGCAGAAACTGGCCGCCTACATGGCCGCGAACGGCATTAGACACGCAACCGTGATAATCAACCACGTCCCCTGTCGCCAAGGTCGGGACAGCTGTGACACCCTCGTTCCGGTCCTGTTGCCGGAAGGATCGACACTCACCGTGCACGGACAAAACTCCAACGGCACACGCACCCGCATTCGCTACACAGGAGGAGCCGTACCGTGGTGGCGCTAA
- a CDS encoding DUF397 domain-containing protein gives MTGIPLVWRKSSRSSGEGGNCVELALTTGAAFVRDSKNPDGPVLAWAPAALGALLGRVKDGRFDG, from the coding sequence ATGACCGGCATTCCCCTCGTCTGGCGCAAGTCCAGCAGGTCCAGCGGCGAGGGCGGCAACTGCGTCGAGCTGGCGTTGACAACCGGCGCGGCGTTCGTGCGTGACTCGAAGAACCCGGACGGGCCGGTGCTCGCGTGGGCGCCTGCCGCCCTCGGGGCACTCCTCGGCAGGGTGAAGGACGGCCGGTTCGACGGCTGA
- a CDS encoding helix-turn-helix domain-containing protein: MPDELKPVPPIRRRQLAYRLAELRDEARMTQDDAVRATGLSRSTISKIENAEQSILEKNVRLLAGAYGVTSPELDMLLRMARESNNRGLLVAHADVAPDFARDYIRLESYATEVWTLETAFVAGLLQVPEYVRAVSLVSKPNASEADLRQVVEVRAERQRRLTGSNPPRLRVVLDEGVFDRMVGGPDVAAVQTEHLIKMSSLPHISIQLMPKSAGPYRGMDYAFSVLRFDSTPGMDVAYAEGWMSATYYEKQREVEEHVSLFAQISTAALSPEETRSALDTLAGALGSDN; the protein is encoded by the coding sequence ATGCCCGACGAGCTCAAGCCCGTGCCACCGATCCGTCGCCGACAGTTGGCGTACCGCCTCGCGGAACTCCGCGACGAAGCGCGGATGACCCAGGACGACGCGGTGCGTGCCACCGGCCTCAGCCGGTCGACCATCTCGAAGATCGAGAACGCCGAGCAGTCGATCCTGGAGAAGAACGTCCGCCTCTTGGCCGGTGCCTACGGCGTGACGTCTCCGGAGTTGGACATGCTCTTGCGGATGGCGCGGGAGAGCAACAATCGCGGCCTGCTCGTGGCACACGCCGATGTCGCGCCGGATTTCGCGCGGGACTACATCAGACTTGAGTCGTACGCCACCGAGGTGTGGACCCTGGAAACGGCGTTCGTCGCCGGGCTGCTGCAAGTGCCGGAGTACGTCAGGGCTGTGAGTTTGGTGTCGAAGCCGAATGCGTCCGAGGCGGACCTCCGGCAGGTCGTCGAAGTCCGCGCCGAACGTCAACGTCGGCTGACCGGCTCGAACCCGCCACGGCTGCGAGTCGTCCTCGACGAGGGCGTCTTCGACCGGATGGTCGGCGGTCCGGACGTTGCGGCAGTCCAGACCGAGCACCTGATCAAGATGTCGTCGCTGCCCCACATCTCGATCCAGCTCATGCCCAAGTCGGCCGGGCCATACCGAGGGATGGACTACGCGTTCTCGGTGCTGCGGTTCGATTCGACACCGGGCATGGACGTCGCCTACGCCGAGGGCTGGATGTCGGCGACCTACTACGAGAAGCAGCGTGAGGTCGAGGAGCACGTCAGCCTGTTCGCGCAGATCAGCACAGCGGCCCTCTCACCGGAGGAAACGCGGTCCGCGCTGGATACGCTGGCGGGTGCACTTGGGAGCGACAACTGA
- a CDS encoding helix-turn-helix domain-containing protein: METEVKPAATRLSTARSRELGEELRRARHRARMSSGFVAGALGWSLGKLSKLETGSRGTSPWEIGTLVGRLGADKPTRDRILTIATEPDTGTFVRLHGRSSDDLPALYVHEQAARTITVYEPLAIPSLAQTEPYSLALTGSKAVADARKSRQDRLLRPDGPDTVLYIHELALRMVVVGPEVMRDQMLHLTLMCASERMSPRLVPASAPTHAALRHPATLLTFDAPTKPLAYVETDTATVFHDAPEAIAAYNAKMRHLAGLALTAEQTSDAFARWADAYDRQSR, from the coding sequence ATGGAGACCGAAGTGAAGCCCGCCGCCACGCGACTGAGCACCGCGCGCAGCCGGGAACTGGGCGAAGAGCTGCGACGGGCACGGCATCGGGCGCGGATGTCGTCCGGGTTCGTGGCCGGTGCTTTGGGCTGGTCGCTGGGCAAGTTGAGCAAACTGGAGACCGGCAGCCGGGGCACCAGCCCATGGGAGATCGGAACCCTGGTCGGGCGCCTGGGCGCGGACAAGCCGACCCGCGATCGCATCCTGACCATCGCCACCGAACCCGACACCGGCACGTTCGTCCGCCTGCACGGTCGATCCTCCGACGACCTGCCGGCCCTGTACGTCCACGAACAAGCGGCCCGGACGATCACCGTCTACGAACCGCTCGCCATTCCCAGCCTGGCCCAGACCGAGCCGTACTCACTCGCCCTGACCGGCAGCAAGGCAGTCGCCGACGCACGGAAGTCCCGCCAGGACCGTCTCCTTCGCCCAGACGGTCCCGACACAGTGCTGTACATCCACGAACTCGCCCTGCGCATGGTCGTGGTCGGGCCCGAGGTCATGCGGGACCAGATGCTGCACCTGACCCTGATGTGCGCCTCGGAGCGAATGTCCCCACGCCTGGTACCAGCGTCCGCGCCCACCCACGCCGCCCTTCGGCACCCGGCCACGTTGCTGACCTTCGACGCGCCGACCAAACCGCTGGCCTACGTGGAAACCGACACGGCGACCGTGTTCCACGACGCCCCGGAGGCCATTGCCGCCTACAACGCAAAGATGCGCCACCTCGCCGGCCTGGCCCTCACCGCCGAGCAGACCAGCGACGCGTTCGCCCGCTGGGCCGACGCCTACGACCGGCAATCCCGCTGA
- a CDS encoding zinc finger protein: protein MALRPFTWLPHNGKRHAIKADLVAHDDTTTLCGEELTVPGVRPTKDDWCRPTCPQCDAAWRAAEGIPVFPRQRSLQVDRQRQ, encoded by the coding sequence ATGGCACTGCGCCCGTTCACCTGGCTCCCGCACAACGGCAAGCGCCACGCGATCAAAGCCGACCTCGTCGCCCACGACGACACCACCACCCTGTGCGGCGAAGAACTCACCGTGCCCGGCGTCCGCCCCACGAAGGACGACTGGTGCCGGCCCACCTGCCCGCAATGTGACGCGGCCTGGCGAGCGGCTGAAGGGATTCCGGTGTTCCCCCGGCAAAGGTCGCTACAGGTGGACCGGCAGCGTCAGTGA
- a CDS encoding MerR family transcriptional regulator translates to MDGAVFTIGELARRTGLTVKAIRFYSDRGLVPPTGRSPTGYRLYGHDAVARLDLVRTLRELGVDLATIRDVLEHRRTLAEVAAAHVDALAAQIGVLRLRRAVLTVVAEGGTGIEEVGLMSRLSEDGRRRLVGEFLDAAFGDLAGDPGFAGMVRSMTPELPEHPADEQVEAWVSLTRLAQDPDFRACLKRLAEQHVLTRGEGLRPDPAAVVLDEVGPALAARVDPASPEARNVIAAVMERVPHVSREQLAALLETANDTRRDRYLRLLAVVNGWQAPESPAPMFEWFLRALGHESTVSTG, encoded by the coding sequence ATGGACGGTGCGGTGTTCACGATCGGTGAACTGGCTCGGCGGACCGGGCTGACGGTCAAGGCGATCCGGTTCTACTCCGACCGCGGGCTCGTGCCGCCGACCGGTCGAAGTCCGACCGGGTACCGGCTCTACGGCCACGACGCCGTCGCGCGCCTCGACCTCGTGCGGACGTTGCGCGAGCTGGGAGTGGACCTGGCGACGATCCGCGACGTCCTGGAGCACAGGCGCACGCTGGCCGAGGTGGCCGCGGCGCACGTGGACGCGCTGGCGGCGCAGATCGGTGTGCTGCGGCTGCGCCGGGCGGTGTTGACGGTGGTGGCCGAGGGCGGTACCGGCATCGAGGAGGTGGGTCTCATGAGCAGACTGTCCGAGGACGGCCGCCGGCGGCTCGTCGGCGAGTTCCTGGACGCCGCGTTCGGCGACCTGGCGGGCGATCCGGGGTTCGCGGGGATGGTGCGGTCGATGACACCGGAACTGCCGGAACACCCGGCGGACGAGCAGGTCGAGGCCTGGGTCTCGTTGACCAGGCTGGCGCAGGACCCGGATTTCCGGGCCTGCCTCAAGCGGCTGGCCGAGCAGCACGTCCTCACGCGGGGCGAAGGACTGCGGCCCGACCCGGCGGCGGTGGTGCTGGACGAGGTGGGCCCGGCGCTCGCCGCCAGGGTCGACCCGGCGTCACCCGAAGCCCGAAACGTGATCGCGGCGGTCATGGAACGGGTGCCGCATGTCTCACGCGAGCAGCTGGCCGCGTTGTTGGAGACCGCGAACGACACCCGCCGGGATCGGTACCTGCGGCTGTTGGCAGTGGTCAACGGGTGGCAGGCGCCGGAAAGCCCGGCACCCATGTTCGAGTGGTTCTTGCGCGCACTGGGCCACGAGTCGACGGTCAGCACCGGCTAG
- a CDS encoding vWA domain-containing protein, which produces MSTYRYGRYVDGPDPLAPPTDLRAAMDELGREVMEGASPESALRELLRRGLPGTRGLDDLTARLWQKRAALTRRNRLDGTLQEIQRLLEEALRAERAALFPDPDDDARFREAQLDALPQSTAAAVNELAEYDWRSPQARESYEQIRNLVGRELMDQRFQGMKQAMENVRPEDVQRIQSMMNDLNALLAAHAQGEDTTERFAEFMRAHGEFFPENPRSVEELIDALAARSAAAQRMMNSLTDKQRDELSALSQQAFGDSGIGSQLSRLDSLLQGLRPGEDWTGSARFRGNNPMGLGEGAQAMADLAELDALAEQLSQSYPGARLEDIDVEALVRQLGGEAGVDARRLAELERELRSQNLLERAPDGSLRLTPKALRRLGETALRGVIDSARQQGQRDNSSAGAAGELIGSTRPWQFGDTEPWNVPRTVTNAVLRSAGGPVRLDVVDVEVSETEQRSRAVVALCVDTSWSMVQDGRWVPMKRTALALHHLVRTRFRTDALELITFGRHAETVDIGQLTALEGVWEQGTNLHHALLLAGRHVRRHPDAQPVVLVVTDGEPTAHLEATGEAEFHYPPLDRTLGKTLVEVDTLARLGASITVFRLGDDPRLTKFVDTVARRSGGRVVAPDEDGLGAAVVSDYLRSRKRRH; this is translated from the coding sequence ATGAGCACCTACCGGTACGGCCGGTACGTCGACGGGCCGGACCCGCTGGCGCCGCCGACCGACCTGCGTGCGGCCATGGACGAGCTGGGCCGTGAGGTCATGGAGGGCGCGTCGCCCGAGTCGGCGTTGCGCGAGCTGCTGCGCCGAGGACTGCCCGGCACACGTGGCCTGGACGACCTGACCGCGCGGCTGTGGCAGAAACGTGCCGCGCTGACCAGGCGGAACCGGTTGGACGGCACGCTCCAGGAGATCCAACGGCTGCTGGAGGAGGCGTTGCGAGCCGAGCGCGCCGCGCTGTTCCCGGATCCGGACGACGACGCGCGGTTCCGCGAGGCCCAGCTGGACGCGTTGCCGCAGTCGACCGCGGCGGCGGTGAACGAGCTGGCCGAGTACGACTGGCGGTCGCCCCAGGCCCGCGAGTCCTACGAGCAGATCCGGAACCTCGTCGGCCGGGAGCTGATGGACCAGCGGTTCCAGGGCATGAAGCAGGCCATGGAGAACGTCCGGCCGGAGGACGTCCAGCGCATCCAGTCCATGATGAACGACCTGAACGCCCTGCTCGCCGCGCACGCCCAAGGCGAGGACACGACGGAGCGGTTCGCGGAGTTCATGCGTGCGCACGGCGAGTTCTTCCCGGAGAACCCGAGGTCGGTGGAGGAGCTGATCGACGCGCTGGCCGCCCGGTCCGCCGCCGCCCAGCGGATGATGAACTCGTTGACGGACAAGCAGCGCGATGAGCTGTCGGCGTTGTCGCAGCAGGCTTTCGGCGACTCGGGCATCGGGTCGCAACTGTCCCGGTTGGACTCCCTGCTGCAAGGACTGCGGCCCGGCGAGGACTGGACCGGTTCGGCGCGGTTCCGGGGCAACAACCCGATGGGGTTGGGCGAGGGCGCGCAGGCGATGGCGGACCTGGCGGAGCTGGACGCGTTGGCCGAGCAGCTGTCCCAGTCGTACCCCGGCGCGCGGCTGGAGGACATCGATGTCGAGGCGTTGGTCCGGCAGCTCGGTGGCGAGGCCGGGGTGGACGCGCGGCGGTTGGCCGAGCTGGAACGGGAGCTGCGGTCGCAGAACCTGCTGGAACGCGCGCCGGACGGTTCGCTGCGGTTGACGCCGAAAGCGTTGCGGCGGTTGGGCGAGACGGCGTTGCGCGGGGTGATCGACAGCGCGCGGCAGCAGGGTCAGCGGGACAACTCGTCGGCCGGTGCGGCCGGTGAGCTGATCGGGTCGACGCGGCCGTGGCAGTTCGGCGACACCGAGCCCTGGAACGTGCCGCGGACGGTGACGAACGCCGTGCTGCGGTCGGCCGGTGGTCCGGTGCGGCTGGACGTGGTGGACGTGGAGGTCAGCGAGACCGAGCAGCGGTCACGTGCGGTGGTGGCGTTGTGCGTGGACACGTCGTGGTCGATGGTGCAGGACGGCCGTTGGGTGCCGATGAAACGCACCGCGCTCGCACTGCACCACTTGGTGCGCACCAGGTTCCGGACCGACGCGCTGGAGCTGATCACCTTCGGTCGGCATGCCGAGACCGTCGACATCGGCCAACTCACCGCGTTGGAAGGCGTGTGGGAGCAAGGCACCAACCTCCACCACGCGCTGTTGCTGGCAGGGAGGCACGTCCGCAGGCATCCCGACGCCCAACCGGTGGTGCTGGTGGTGACCGACGGCGAGCCGACGGCGCACCTGGAGGCGACCGGTGAAGCGGAGTTCCACTACCCGCCACTCGACCGGACCCTCGGCAAGACTCTGGTCGAGGTGGACACCCTGGCCCGCCTGGGCGCGTCGATCACCGTGTTCCGGCTTGGCGACGACCCTAGGTTGACCAAGTTCGTGGACACGGTGGCCCGCCGTTCGGGTGGCCGGGTGGTCGCGCCGGACGAGGACGGCCTCGGTGCGGCGGTCGTCAGCGACTACCTCCGGTCCCGCAAACGCCGTCACTGA